In the genome of Limimonas halophila, the window CTGCGTTGCCGGCCGCGCTCGTCCGGGACCGGCGGGGGATTTTCGAGAAGCTGCTTGAACTGCTCGCGACTCTTGTCCACGCCTTTGTCGTGCTCGTCATCCGGAATCTGATTGCAGCCGGCGAGCGCGAGGCCCGCAGCGCACATCAGCGCGACCGCCGCTCGACGGGAGGCGCGCGGATCGCGGCGTCGGCGCGCGGAATCGCTGAGCATCGTTCACGTCCTGTCGTGGTTCGGCCGCCACCAGGGGTAGGCTTCTTCGCGGCCGGATCGGGGTTGCATGCCTGTGGTTAGGCGGAAGTTAATCCCTTCGAATTTGGTATATACGGGTGACCCAGGGTAAGACCATTCCTCGCTTCGGTTGTGGGACAGCGATCGGTGAAGCGCAACGATGAGCGTGATCCACGCAGCGCTGCGGAAATCGCGGCACAAGAAGGCTGCGCCCGGCGCAAGCGAAGTCGCCGCGTCCCACAGCCGGGGCAACGGCGAGGATGAGGCCGGTCCGGCCGTCGGCCCCGATATCAGCCAAGATCAGGTTCAGAGCTATCTGCGTGCGGCGGCGGACCACCGGGGCCACCGGCGGCTCGGCCCTTTCAAACTACTCGGCCTGACCCTTCTTGGCTCCGCTGCGGGGACCGGCCTGGCTTTGACCCAGACGAATGCGCCGCTGCCGCAACCGCGCGACGTGCGCGCTTGGCTGGCGCCCGTCGCCGAGGTGGTTCGTGACCAGACCGGCGTGGTCCTGGCGATTGCGCCCCGGCCGGACCCCCCGGCCATCGATTTCAGGGCTTTGGATCGCCCGGAACCGCGCCCGTTGCCGGACCACGTCCGCCGGGTCCTGGCGCGCCCCGGCGACAGCGAGGCATCCAAGTCCGCCGGCGTTGCCGGCGCCGTTCGGTCGGCCCTTGCGGATCAGGGGCAGGCAGGGGCCGAAGTTGCCGACGCCAGGGTGGTGCAGTCACCGGCGATCGCTCTGAACGTCGCTGGCAAAACGACGGTGACGCCCGCCCAACCCTCGGCGCGGCTGGTCGAGACCATCGAGGCCATGGCCAGCGACGGGCCGCCGGACGGCGGCACCCCGAGCAGCGGGACCGGGGAGGCGGCGGACACCACGGCGACGCGTGGTGACGACCGGAACGCCGACGCCATTCAGGTCACGGTCACGGACGGCGAGGCGAGCGGCCGCAACGCCGGCGACCGCGACACCGACGGCCCCGGCACCAGCAGCGATGCCAGGGAACCCACGCGGCTGGTCCCCGACGGGACGATGACGCTGCCCGGCAAGCAGGACGGCAGCAGCGACCGGAACACCTCGCCGGATCGCAGTGCAGGAGAAAGCCTGTCCGCGGACCGCGCCAAGGACACGGTGCCCGACGAAGCGGGCGCGGGCGAACCGAGATCAGGTGAACCGACAGTCAGCACGACGCGCCGCATCGACGCGCCGACGATCACCGCCACCCACCGCCAAGCAGCGCGCGCCCTGCGAACCGGCGCGCCCGGGGAAGCCGCCCGGCTGTTCCGCCGCGTACTGGGTGAGTCGCCGAACAGGCCGGACGCGCTGCTCGGGCTGGCGCTCGCCCAGCAGCGCATGGGCGATACGGCCGAGGCCCGGACGACCTACCGCAAGCTACTGAAGGTGGAGCCCGGCAATCAGCGTGCCCTGCGCAACCTGATCAACCTTGCGGGCCTGGGACCGCCGGAGCAGGCCCTGAAGCGGCTGGAGCGGGTTCGGGAAGCGCATCCGAATGTTGCGCGCGTCCACGCCCGCATCGCCCGCACACACCTCCGCGCGGGCAAAGCAGCCGCTGCGGCGCAGGCGATGCAGCGGGCCGTGGCGCTGGCGCCGTCCAGCGTGCGCTACCGCTACGACCTGGCGGTGCTGCACGATCGAGCCGGCAACCGCCAGCGCGCCGCCAACGCCTATCGCCGGGTTCTTCAAGCCGGCGCGAGCGCCCTGCAGGATGCCGGCGTCGCGGCGAGCGCGGTGCGACGGCGTCTGCGGTACTTGAGCAGGTGATCCATGCCCTATCTGGACCACTTCGGCTTCACGGGCTGGCCGTTCACGCTGACCCCGAACCGGGGGCTGTTCTTCCCCGACCAGCACCAGCACGTCCTGGAGTCCGCCCGGTTCGCGGTCCAGCGGGGCGAGCCGATCGTGAAGGTGTCCGGGGAGGTCGGCACCG includes:
- a CDS encoding tetratricopeptide repeat protein, with the protein product MSVIHAALRKSRHKKAAPGASEVAASHSRGNGEDEAGPAVGPDISQDQVQSYLRAAADHRGHRRLGPFKLLGLTLLGSAAGTGLALTQTNAPLPQPRDVRAWLAPVAEVVRDQTGVVLAIAPRPDPPAIDFRALDRPEPRPLPDHVRRVLARPGDSEASKSAGVAGAVRSALADQGQAGAEVADARVVQSPAIALNVAGKTTVTPAQPSARLVETIEAMASDGPPDGGTPSSGTGEAADTTATRGDDRNADAIQVTVTDGEASGRNAGDRDTDGPGTSSDAREPTRLVPDGTMTLPGKQDGSSDRNTSPDRSAGESLSADRAKDTVPDEAGAGEPRSGEPTVSTTRRIDAPTITATHRQAARALRTGAPGEAARLFRRVLGESPNRPDALLGLALAQQRMGDTAEARTTYRKLLKVEPGNQRALRNLINLAGLGPPEQALKRLERVREAHPNVARVHARIARTHLRAGKAAAAAQAMQRAVALAPSSVRYRYDLAVLHDRAGNRQRAANAYRRVLQAGASALQDAGVAASAVRRRLRYLSR